The proteins below come from a single Tsuneonella deserti genomic window:
- a CDS encoding division/cell wall cluster transcriptional repressor MraZ has translation MAAALFGGFSGQAFSPAGDKGRFVLPPLFRSAVKESSDGRVLCLDKHPRFTCLVGFGLSRMTELDAQLDREEDRAGPDFDRDTRAAQLFGFARVPFDDSGRFVLPDHLRMLGNIDSAMFFQGGGRSFTIWNPAELMQMDDNWAAAKAACAQFLAEGKAK, from the coding sequence GTGGCAGCGGCGCTATTCGGCGGCTTTTCCGGACAGGCCTTTTCGCCCGCCGGCGACAAGGGCCGGTTCGTGCTGCCCCCGCTGTTCCGCAGCGCCGTAAAGGAATCGAGCGACGGGCGCGTCCTCTGCCTGGACAAGCACCCCCGTTTTACCTGCCTGGTCGGCTTCGGCCTGTCGCGCATGACCGAGCTCGATGCGCAGCTCGATCGCGAGGAAGATCGCGCCGGCCCCGATTTCGACCGCGATACGCGCGCCGCCCAGCTGTTCGGCTTCGCCCGCGTCCCGTTCGATGATTCGGGCCGCTTCGTTCTGCCGGATCACCTGCGCATGCTGGGAAACATCGACAGCGCGATGTTCTTCCAGGGCGGCGGCCGCTCCTTCACCATCTGGAACCCTGCCGAACTGATGCAGATGGACGACAACTGGGCTGCCGCCAAGGCGGCCTGCGCGCAGTTTCTCGCCGAAGGGAAGGCGAAATGA